A window of Amaranthus tricolor cultivar Red isolate AtriRed21 chromosome 8, ASM2621246v1, whole genome shotgun sequence genomic DNA:
GAAGGACGTGGTCCTTTAGTAGATCTTCTCACATCATCAGGCTGTGGTTGCGGTTCAACAACTGGAGGCTCAACTTCAGGTTGATCATCATGACCATCTTCACCAATATTGTCATCATCATCCTGAATATCTCCCCCTTCAACTCTAGGAGTCATCTGCGGTAAGACTGGATCAAAATTGATTGGAGTATGAGAGGATGTTTGTTGCTTTGGCTTTTCAATATCTTCAATAGTCTGATCTTCAAAGAACACAACATCTCTACTTCTGAGAACTTTCCTATCTACTGAATCCCATAACTTGTACCCAAGAGCATCTTCAGAGTACCCCAAAAATATACATTGCTTTGTCTTCTTATCTAACTTGGATCTCTCATCTCTAGGAATGTGAACAAAAGCACGACATCCAAATACCCTCAAGTGCTTGTAGGAGACATCTTTACCGGTCCAAACTTTCTGaggaacatcaccatcaagaggATTTGAAGGTGAAAGGTTAATCAAGCACACAGCTGTAACCAATGCCTCTGCCCAGAAAGACTTGGAAAACTTTGCATGAGAGAGCATACATCGGATTCTTTCTTCAATTGTTCTGTTCATCCTCTCTGCAACTCCGTTCAATTGAGGTGTCTTTGGAACTGTTTTCTCAAGCTTGATGCCTTGACCCTTGCAGTAGCTTTCAAATGGGCCTCTGTACTCACCACCATTATCAGCTCTCACGACCTTGAGCTTTCTACCAGTTTCTCGCTCAACTCTAGCCTGAAACTCCTTGAAAGCAGAAAGTACCTGATCCTTGGTTTTCAACACAGTAACCCACACTTttcgagaataatcatcaataaaagaaacaaagtaaagaGCACCACTATGGGATTTAGCATCCATAGAACATACATCAGTGTGGACAAGATCAAGAAGATACTTTCTCCTAGATGGGGGGCGAAAATGAAAAGCAACCCTATGTTGTTTACCAGCTAAACAATCAACACAGGATCTAAGAGACATACCTGAGACATCAAGGAGATATTGCTTCTTAGAGAGCATCTGCATACCTTTCTCACTCATATGGCCAAGTCTATTATGCCATAACTCACTAGAACATTCATCTGCAACATTTACCTCATCCGCGCAAACCTTCGCTTGCATCATATAAAGAGAACCTTGCTTCTTACCTCGGGCTGCTATAAGATTCCCCTTGCAGAGCTTTCACTTACCATCATTGAAGTGGCTGAAGTAACCCTCTTCATCAAGTCTACCTATAGAAATGAGATTCAATCTGATATCAGGAACGTGTCTAACATTTCTCAAAATCAGCTTACAACCGGTGGAACTTTCCAAGTAAATAGTGCCTTTGCCGACAACCCTGGATGACCCATCATTCCCCATTCTAACACTACCAAAATCACCACTAGTGTAGGACGAGAAATAGTCTTGATGCGAAGTAAGATGATACGAAGCACCCGAATCAATCACCCAATTGCAGTCATCACCAGCTACATTCAAACACTCTTTATCACCAATGAAGAGCAAATCATCATCACTGATTGCTAGAGCTGTAGTATTTTTCTCTTCAGACTTCGACTCAGATGAATCACCCTTTCTATCTTTTGACTTGTCTCTTTTCATCTTTCTGCAGAACCTCTTAATATGTCCCGACTTGTCGCAGTAATGACAAATAATTCTACCCTTGGATTTAGACTTGTCTCTGGAATTGTCTCTACCTCGAGAAGGTCGATTTTTGCTTCTTCCCCTATTAGACTCTTGTGCAACATAATGAGCTTCAAAATGATTGGAGGAACCCATCTCCTTTCTCCTAGTCTCTTCATTCAGCAGACTAGCTTTGACACTCTCCATTGTCAACTTACCATCAGGAGCAGAATTGCTAACTGATACAAATAGTGTGTCCCAACTATCCGGCAATGAGGAAAGTAGTAATAGTGCCTGCAACTCATCATCTAAGGACATTTTCACTGCAAACAATTGATTAATCAAACCTTGAAAATCATTCAAATGTACTACCATGCTATTACCATCGTGAAATTCTAACTTTACCAATTTTCTCATCAATGACGCTTTACTTAAGGCGTTCTTCCTCTCATACATAGCCTCAAGTTTCATCCACAATTCATACGCATTCGTGTCATTGGAAATATGTTGGAGCACACTAACATCAACAAATTGTCTAATGGTTCCTACCGCTTTCcgattcaaaattttccatttactttCATCTTGATTAGTGGGCATAGACTCATTTAAGATTGGTTCATACAAATCATTCACATAAAGAATATCTTCCATCTTAGTTTTCCACACAGCGTAGTTGGTAGAGTCCAAATAAATCATACCGTGCATACTAGATTTATCATCCATCATAAACCAACACAGGAGTATTACCCAAGAAAATATAAAccaagctctgataccactatgttgagaaaagtggcgatataatacacacactttctccctttgtgttgttagatgagcaaaaataaccaatccaatcaaacaaataataataatcccacGATCAAGcgcaataaagtaaaaatgcggaaagtaaagcacacacgatatttacgtggaaaacccaatgcgggaaaaaaccacgggaccgtaagtggtaccacactcttccactaatcaccaataaaattaatgggtacaaccaaaatcctctctagacaatactagaggtaatacaaacaccaaacaaccctaaaacatcactcaaaagtggtaaaacaacaattagggtaaaattagggcaaaatacaaattacccacttaCAATGCACCAAATGAAAATCCAACCGTTGAATATGTAGATTGGGTAGGCAGGAACAACGTGTCAAAATTTGACGAAAATCGGAGTACGAATGGTCTTTGATCGGATCGCCGAAAATCACACGTGATACTCCTCTCTCTTCTCTGCCGTCACTGGTTTTTATGCGTGAATATGTGTTTCACAATTCACATATATAttacttcctttttttttattattaataaataatattattattattagcccattattattaagcccataattaaatatattaattgggCCTTCCTCCAAGTGGGAGGGAATAACCCAACAATTTCATCTTTAAGATCGATACATCCCACATCTATCTATACTAATATGCTAAAAGAGAAACTAAAAGAGTATCTTACTGACACGTATCAAATTATGATTGAAAATTTTCCCACCTAAATGATCAAAGCTATAATACTCAATTGCATCATTAATTTCAAGTAATAGAATAAAtttcatatttagacatatACCATAACCGAATatcaatcaattaaataattttaaggaatattataaaaataatataagaatatactAACCTATGAAATTAATTCATTTGGCAAAGTTTTAAGAGTTTGTCATTTGCCATTTTCCAactcttttattatattgtatgataagtgattcaaatcaaaaaaatatgtgtttttcatataaaaaagaaatgttgaatgttgtcacaatatatataatgtcatattaaataatttatatcttCAAAAGGTGTTAAAATTCTCAATCGCCATAcataaatttcatttaattactcaattaacaaaatttttctaCACTACTACATCTATTTATAATATCATTTATGAAATATTTTGCCTTATGTCATCAAAAATACACAAGCTATGGTTGAAATTTTTCCGTCTAATTGATTAGGCTTTAATAGTCAAATACATCACTAAATTCAATTAGTATAATAAATTTCATATTTAGATATATACCATACAAgaattttaatcaattaaatgaTTTGAaggaataatataaaaataatataagaatataaaaggaaaaatatcaGCTAATAAGGTAAGAAAGTTATGGAAGAATATAAAAGCTTGACTtgcatatttttattaatatcagcTAATAAGATAAGGAAAAATATcatgttaatttagaaaataaagtGCCAAGTAATCAATTCTAacctattaaataaatttatttggcAAAATTTTAAGAGTTTGTCATTCGTGATTTTTCCAACTCTTTTATGATAGGAAAAATCACCTAGCATAATCCAActaatttatgattttcctacaataatctcaaatattgattaaccatgaataatctcaactttaaggGATATTTTCTTAGAGTAAACCTAGTGACCGGATGACtcgctatagcaagttttattttttaaaaaaaaagttaaatgaagataaaatgttcaaaaaatgttcaaaaaaattatgatttttttattatttagaattttttatgtaaaatttttctctaattttaaattaatcttcagtttaatttttttggtgaattacctactataatcccaactttgaggggtattttcctagggTAAACCCAGTgaccggatgacttgctatagcaagttttattttttttaaaaaaagttaaattaagataaaatgtcaaaaaaaaagtgttaaaaaaatgttcaaaaaaatttatgatttttttattatttagaattttttatgtaaatttttaaaatttttctctaattttaaattaatcttcagcttatttttttggtgaattacctactatagcaggtcatcagATTCCCCAAGTTTATTCTAGGCAAATACctcctaaagttgggattattcatgattaatcaataggtggaattattgtaggaaaatcatttcctttattatattgtatgataagtgtatcaaatcaaaaaaaatgtatttttcatataaaaaaaatgttgaatGTTGTCACGCTATATATAATgtcatattaaataatttatacctTCAAAAGGTGTAAAAATTCTCAATTGCCATAcataaatttcatttaattactcaattaataaaattttcctACACTACTACATCTATTGAAATTATCATATATGAAATATCTTCCCTTATGTCATCAAAATTACGTAAAAGCACTCAtgagtttaaaaaattaagatattatatattatattatttatccaAAAATACACatagaagtatatattcaaAAGATTAAATTGTCATTACTATAATACTCGATATTACATGCTTAAGAAAACGTTTAATTTCTCTAAGGTATCAAATATTATGTTGtctatatttattataattaacaaataacaaattaatatcatgatgatttaaactaattttttttatatttaagaaattatttaaatttttatttaacacTCTTTCTCATACGAGAATTTGTTGGGCTAGTAATGTAGATGTCAAACAGACCTACTTCATACCTAGCGtggaatattccactttaaattaTAGATGATTAAGATTCGAGTCCGTTACCTCTTGTTACGCTGACTCTGATACTATAtcaaaaaaaaccaacttaacTAAAGCCAATAATGATTGCTGAGGCCCCGGGTGTTATTAATTGTGACAATTATTACTTGCAAAGCAGGAATGTTTTGATAAATGGAAGGAAAGCACAGATGAAGCAAAAAGGAAGAAAATATTTGTAGACTTTATAAAAGAAAAGGTAAAACTAAATGAGCCACACAAATCAACATTGATAACAGGCATAGTGACGCCACCAGCAGCCATGGTAGCCAAGAAAGCAGGAGAGCGGGTCCCAGCACTTAAGCTAATAAAAGTAGTCCCTGATGTTCTCTTTGTTCCTTCTGCTACTTTCTTGGCTCTCATCTCAGTTAAGGTTTCAAGAAAAGTTTTTCATAATAGAATGCTTAAGAAAGATCAAGAAAGAGAGCAACAAACTAATATTTAATCTTATTAAATTaatcatctatatatttattttaacaccttgttttattttcttgtatAGAAAAATTATGGTAATTACTTATTGTCATGAACaaatttatgtatatttatatttatataataaaatctcAAACACTACTATAAATACACAATTATGCACCAAGATAACATACAATGTAACGAATTTTATTGATGAATTTGAGATTTTCTTCattgattttatgggtatttcatgatataccactgagtttctttaaaattcaccatataccacacgaaatgttttaattcaccatataccattgagttttcgtccgttagcacaaaataccattaatgacaactgcagTCAGTGtgtcgtttgtggtaaattaccaatatgcccttacgcattcaactgaCACCATTGTTAGGTGTGTCCATCTAAATTGAGGGTTTAGATGTGTCCATCTCACCTATCCATCATATCCCCCAATGCCCAATCCAACAAACTTCTAAAGAAACACAATAATCATTATTTCCTATTTCCTATTTCCTATCCAAAAGGGAAGAAAAATATACCAAGCTTCATCAGAGAAGTCATCGCCATCGCCATCGCCATCATTGTCGCAAAAGGAGTCATCACAAGGACGAAAGAGTTCATCAAAAGAAACAGCGAAATCAACATCATTAAAACCTCCGAAAACGTCAGAGTAATCAACGAATGCAGCAGCAGTATGAAGATCGTCGGGAACAACAGGAAGATCAAGGACAGGAATGGAGGAAGAAGCATACGAGGTGGACGAAAAGGAAGAAGACAACCTGAAACCTCCAAAAATTTCAGAGTAATCTTCATCTCGAGGAGCTAAACAAGAAGCCAAAGCGAATTTTGGAGGACCACCAAAAACGTCGTCGTATGAAGAGGTGGAAAATAATCCGCCATTGTTGTggaaggaagaagatgatgaggatgaaaatggtGGAGGTTTAGGTTTGGAAAAAGGAGGTCTAGTGAGAGAGTAAGGTCTTTCCATGGAAGATTTAGAGAAAGAAAGTTAAGGTTTTGGCTGTATTAGATAAAATGAGTAGAAATGATTAAATGAGTAATTGTGTTGTTTTTTTAAGATTGTGACTCTCCAtgttgatgaaaaaaaaatcatcaccaATCTCTTATTTTAACTTACCataaacggcacactgacgacATTTGTTATTAATGGTAttttgtgctaacggacgaaaactcaatggtatatggtgaattaaaacatttcgtgtggtatatggcgaatttcgaagaaactcagtggtatatcatgaaatatccgttgaTTTTATTgcaataatgaaaatttgattttttttgaaacgaacctaataatttattgataaaaatttCATACGACATTTGCAACATAATAACAATTGATCGATATTCGATCaaatataacaattttaatcaaacaaaattctgTATAGAAAA
This region includes:
- the LOC130821038 gene encoding uncharacterized protein LOC130821038 encodes the protein MGLATSFLMGNGSPTTQMLNLITGSLYSSFVEKETDTFPQFHQAFLDIFNTFNSALPGKHYDVPARPEVKECFDKWKESTDEAKRKKIFVDFIKEKVKLNEPHKSTLITGIVTPPAAMVAKKAGERVPALKLIKVVPDVLFVPSATFLALISVKVSRKVFHNRMLKKDQEREQQTNI